From Desulfobacterales bacterium:
CGGGGTCCGATTTGCTGGTGCAACTCCACGGCCAGCATATCTGGATTGTATTTAAGATGGACGACCGGATTGATAATCTTTGCGGGATCAAGGTCAAGTGCCATGCGCAGCATATACCCGTTGCTTTGAACCATCGGACAGTAAAACCCGGTTTCAGAAGGCTTGGGAGTGGCCATTTTGATCAGGCTTGGTATAAACAGGTACTGGGTTTTGCCGGCCAGGTACGCCATGTGACCATAGGAAACTTTTACCGGATAACAGACGCCGTCCACTGCGCGCTCGATTCCTTTTTTGGAGATATGGGCGTTGGTTGGCGGGGTGAGCACCAGGCGCATGCCCAGGCGGTCGAAAAAATGCGCCCACAGGATGGCCGTATGATGCCCATAAAGCGCCCGTTGCATCCCGATGGTCGGCCGACCGTCGATTTCCATAACCGGCCGGTCCTCGAGCGTGGTATACACGCCGGCCATATGGGTTTCCCACAGCATTCGCTGACGCTTGAAATAGTCTTCGGTTTTTTTGCCATGACTGCGGGCCAATTCATGGCGGCCGCATTCGCCGCCCCAGATGCTGCGCCGGTTGTCAAAATGATAAATTTTAAGCTTGCACTGATTGTGACAATGGGGATCGACGCGGCACACTTTTTCAGTGAAGCTCATGCGATCGCTGATGGCGCCCGACATGCCCCTGAAGGTGCTTTGGGTTATGGATTCGGTTTTCATTTTTTCCTGAACGGCAATGGCTGCGCCATAAGCGCCGAGCACCTCACGATGCGGGGGTACGACTAGGCCCCGGTTCAGCACGTTTTCAAAGGCCGCCACGACACCTTTGTTTAAAGACGGCCCCCCTAAAAACATGATACGCTCACCGATCGTTCTTTTGCCAACCACTCGGTTTAAATAATTGTGGACAATGGCATAGCAAAGTCCGGCCATCAGGTTTTCTCTGGTGGCGCCCTGCTGGTCATAGGCAACAAGGTCTGACTCCATAAAAACAGTGCACCGATCGGTGAGCTTGACCGGCGCTTTGGCCGCAAGGGCGATGTCCTGAAACTCACCAACAATATTGATGCCATATTTATTGGCCAATTCGTGTAAGAAACTGCCGGTGCCGGCGGCGCAGACTTTGTTCATGTCGAAATCCAGCGGATTGGCGTTGACCAGCGAAATGTATTTGGCGTCCTGGCCACCAATTTCAAAAATGGTGTCCACCTGCGGATCCATATGAACTGCGCCTCTAGCGTGAGCCGTAATTTCATCTATGACCAAATCGGCGTTTAAAAAGTCACCGATGACATAACGGCCTGAACCGGTTGTTGCCACACCCTTGATTTTTATTTTGTCACCCAGTTCATCAACGATTTGCTGCAGCAGGCGCTGGGTGACTTCGACCGGTTTGCCCTGGGTGTGAACATAATTTTTATGGATCAGCTTGAGGTCTTCACCGATCAATGCGTACTTGGTGGTCGTGGAGCCAATATCAATACCCAGATAAGCAGCGGTTTTGACCGCCAATATGTTGGGGCTGCATTGCCGGGCGTCAGCCACCTTGGTCTTTTGCAAAACCAGCGGAGGGGCTTCGGGCACTGCGATTCCGGCACACAGCTTTAGTTTCTTGAGATCATCGAGCGTGAAGGTGTCAGCCTTGTTTGATTCCAGGGCTTTGAGGGCAACACCCAGCGCTCCAATTGACGTGCTATAAGGTGGGACCAAAAGGTCGGGATAGTAGGCTTTAAACGCCTTGATTTGCAGTTCATTTTTAGACAGCCCACCGATAAATACAACCGGATCTTCAAGCTTGTGATTGGCCACAATCGTGCTGATGTAATTGCGGGCGTTGCCGACATGCAACCCGTAAATGATATCTTCCAGCTTTTCGCCTTTGTTTTGAAGATGGATCATGTCGGATTTGGTAAAGACGGTGCAGCGGCAGGCCACATTGGCGGGCTTTTCGCTTTTAAGACCCAGACGGATAAAGTCATTTAAGATCTGATCAATATGGCTCTGGGACGTCTCCTTTTGCTTTTCATATAGAGCGGTTGCCAGGCGTTCGGCCTGCTGATCGATAAACGAACCGGTGCCCGAAGCACAGGGCCCGTTGGCGCTAAAGTTCTCAAGTTCCCATCTGCCGGCCTCGTGAAAAATCTGAATCAAGGCGGTATCCTGCCCGCCCATGCAGATCAAGCTCTTGGCCTGCGGCATGATGTGCAGGACACCCAGAACCTGACTGATGGTCTCATATTCATAGAAGACACCCAGTTTCTCAGCCAGCTTCTTGCCGTGATTGCCGGTAAAGGAAATAGATTGAATATGATTCTCTCCCAGGGTCGTAAACAAATGTTCAATCAGATTTGAAATCTCTTGGTCGATTTTTCCAAAGTGACGCTTATACGGGGATTCAAAAACAATGTCTTTGTTCTGATCGATAACCATGCAGTTCAGACTGACAGATCCCACATCAATGCCCACAATGTATTCTTTTGAAGTTGATTTTCCCATTTCATCCTCCTCTGCCAACTACCATTATTTTTTAAGACCGAAACTGTTTTTCTACGAAGATCTTTTTTATCTGCACACCTGTCTTTTGACTGCCATAGGGAGCAAGGGAGATGCCAATTTGAGATATGGGTCTGATATAAGTGGCAGAAGATGGAGAGGAGAGAAAATAAACCGGAACGCACTCACCGATAACGCATTAATTTACTTGTCATTTATGGACAGCTTTTTCAGGTCAAAATATTTTTGAAAAATTCGGCCGATGGTTGGTTTGAGGGCGGTGACAGCTGAATTGAAATTTAAGAAGGGTGCAACGATTGTTGACCCTATGAATCTAAATCTCTAAAAGATGTTCGACAAATCAATGGGTTGGCTCAGGGTTGAATAAGTTAACATTGCAAGAAGAATTGCAGTGTTTAGCGGTAGAGCAAAGGTTAACTTCGATCAGTGGCGTCAACAATTTATGCTGCGCTTAGAACAAAGGACTTATTATATCAAATTCTACGGATTCTGTTTCAGTGTGGAGAAGTGATCATTGCGATGTGGCTAAGGTAGATTTTTCGTTTTGAAATACGGATCAACATTGAAAATAAACGATCATAGGATTCTTTCCTGAGAACGCCATAAAGGTCACCCGCTCTTCTGATGACATGCACCGTCAAACGTTTTACTGCGAAGACTTGTAGTCGGCCACACCGTATTGCTCCTGATAATCGCTGACGATGGTGACGATATAGGCGCGCAGTGAGGCATACACCACCCGGGTGGAACTTCGCAGCTTGCAGGCTTCGATGGTTCGTTCTTCTATCAACCGGCGAACCGTCCGGGTACTGCAGCTCAGCAAGTCGGCCGCTTCAGGAATGGATAGGAGTTCTTTTTTCATGATGACCATCCTTCTGCAAATTTTTGATAATTTCAATGATGCAGCTTTTCGGTGTGATGAATATC
This genomic window contains:
- a CDS encoding helix-turn-helix domain-containing protein, encoding MKKELLSIPEAADLLSCSTRTVRRLIEERTIEACKLRSSTRVVYASLRAYIVTIVSDYQEQYGVADYKSSQ
- a CDS encoding acyl-CoA dehydratase activase yields the protein MGKSTSKEYIVGIDVGSVSLNCMVIDQNKDIVFESPYKRHFGKIDQEISNLIEHLFTTLGENHIQSISFTGNHGKKLAEKLGVFYEYETISQVLGVLHIMPQAKSLICMGGQDTALIQIFHEAGRWELENFSANGPCASGTGSFIDQQAERLATALYEKQKETSQSHIDQILNDFIRLGLKSEKPANVACRCTVFTKSDMIHLQNKGEKLEDIIYGLHVGNARNYISTIVANHKLEDPVVFIGGLSKNELQIKAFKAYYPDLLVPPYSTSIGALGVALKALESNKADTFTLDDLKKLKLCAGIAVPEAPPLVLQKTKVADARQCSPNILAVKTAAYLGIDIGSTTTKYALIGEDLKLIHKNYVHTQGKPVEVTQRLLQQIVDELGDKIKIKGVATTGSGRYVIGDFLNADLVIDEITAHARGAVHMDPQVDTIFEIGGQDAKYISLVNANPLDFDMNKVCAAGTGSFLHELANKYGINIVGEFQDIALAAKAPVKLTDRCTVFMESDLVAYDQQGATRENLMAGLCYAIVHNYLNRVVGKRTIGERIMFLGGPSLNKGVVAAFENVLNRGLVVPPHREVLGAYGAAIAVQEKMKTESITQSTFRGMSGAISDRMSFTEKVCRVDPHCHNQCKLKIYHFDNRRSIWGGECGRHELARSHGKKTEDYFKRQRMLWETHMAGVYTTLEDRPVMEIDGRPTIGMQRALYGHHTAILWAHFFDRLGMRLVLTPPTNAHISKKGIERAVDGVCYPVKVSYGHMAYLAGKTQYLFIPSLIKMATPKPSETGFYCPMVQSNGYMLRMALDLDPAKIINPVVHLKYNPDMLAVELHQQIGPRLNCSRRAIKAALHYALGRQQQFVTDMLQHGHRILQKIDPHTPLLFVTGRPYNLYDDRLNLRLGQNLAKIGLTALPMDFIDVSAEDLAQFPSMFWGLGAQILKTAKIAAAKENIYGLHLTNFGCGADSFIEHFYKSIMADKPYLILELDEHSAAAGVMTRIEAYKNVIENSMQKRQSETQLKMINE